From a single Microbacterium murale genomic region:
- a CDS encoding L-threonylcarbamoyladenylate synthase, with translation MSSVFDCRDEAQLLAGMRHARQAIARGELIVMPTDTVYGVAADAFTPAAVQRLLDAKGRGRDQPPPVLVAGQAALAALVEEIPEPVQKLVDEFWPGGLTIVLPAQPSLAWDLGDTLGTVAVRMPDQRVALELLEETGPLAVSSANLTGKAAAISAKDAERMLGDSVSVYLDGGMSETGVASTIIDATSLVRRGIDSGEPRIRLLREGAVTMKQLRGVVGELLDAPDGAA, from the coding sequence ATGTCCTCTGTCTTCGATTGCCGCGATGAGGCACAGCTGCTCGCCGGAATGCGCCACGCCCGTCAGGCGATCGCCCGGGGCGAGCTCATCGTCATGCCCACGGACACTGTCTACGGCGTCGCCGCTGACGCGTTCACCCCCGCCGCCGTGCAGCGGCTGCTCGACGCGAAGGGGCGCGGCCGGGACCAGCCGCCGCCCGTGCTCGTCGCAGGCCAAGCAGCACTCGCAGCGCTCGTGGAGGAGATCCCTGAGCCCGTGCAGAAGCTCGTCGACGAGTTCTGGCCCGGGGGACTGACCATCGTCCTGCCCGCCCAGCCATCGCTCGCCTGGGACCTCGGCGACACTCTCGGCACCGTCGCTGTGCGGATGCCGGATCAGCGAGTCGCGCTCGAGCTTCTCGAGGAGACGGGCCCTCTCGCCGTGTCGAGCGCCAATCTCACCGGCAAAGCGGCCGCCATCTCTGCGAAGGACGCCGAGCGGATGCTGGGAGACAGCGTGTCGGTCTATCTCGACGGCGGTATGAGTGAGACGGGCGTCGCGTCCACGATCATCGATGCCACGTCGCTGGTTCGCCGCGGCATCGACTCGGGCGAGCCACGGATCCGTCTTCTGCGCGAGGGTGCGGTGACGATGAAGCAGTTGCGGGGCGTCGTCGGCGAACTGCTCGATGCGCCGGACGGCGCGGCGTGA
- the prfA gene encoding peptide chain release factor 1 produces the protein MFESVQALIDEHRRVQEELSDPAVHADAARAKRVNRRYAELSRIVAAYDLWVEATDDLAAARELAKEDDAFAEEVPSLEEGLAQAQEKLRRLLIPRDPDDARDVIMEIKAGEGGAESALFAADLLRMYTQYAAHKGWKTELLDRNESDLGGYKDVQIAIKGASADPAQGVWAHLKYEGGVHRVQRVPATESQGRIHTSTTGVLVFPEVDEPDEVEISQNDLKIDVYRSSGPGGQSVNTTDSAVRITHLPTGIVVSMQNEKSQLQNREAGMRVLRARILAKRQEELDAAASDARKSQIRGMDRSERIRTYNFPENRIADHRTGFKAYNLDQVMDGALDPIIDSAIAADEEARLAAVGQDS, from the coding sequence CGCGCGAAGCGCGTCAATCGTCGCTACGCCGAGCTCAGCCGGATCGTTGCGGCGTACGACCTATGGGTCGAGGCCACCGACGATCTGGCGGCCGCGCGCGAGCTGGCCAAGGAAGACGACGCGTTCGCTGAAGAGGTGCCGAGCCTGGAAGAGGGACTGGCCCAGGCCCAGGAGAAGCTTCGTCGGCTCCTCATCCCGCGCGATCCGGATGATGCCCGCGACGTGATCATGGAGATCAAGGCGGGGGAGGGCGGCGCCGAATCGGCGCTGTTCGCAGCCGACCTGTTGCGCATGTACACGCAGTACGCCGCGCACAAGGGCTGGAAGACAGAGCTGCTCGATCGCAACGAGTCAGACCTCGGTGGCTATAAAGACGTCCAGATCGCGATCAAAGGAGCCTCTGCCGACCCCGCGCAGGGCGTCTGGGCCCACCTGAAGTACGAGGGCGGCGTGCACCGCGTGCAGCGGGTCCCCGCCACCGAGTCGCAGGGACGAATCCACACCTCCACCACCGGTGTGCTGGTGTTCCCCGAGGTCGACGAACCCGACGAGGTCGAGATCAGCCAGAACGATCTCAAGATCGATGTGTACCGATCGTCCGGGCCAGGCGGTCAGTCGGTCAACACGACCGACTCCGCTGTTCGCATCACGCACCTTCCGACCGGCATCGTCGTCTCGATGCAGAACGAGAAGTCGCAGCTGCAGAACCGCGAAGCCGGCATGCGAGTGCTGCGTGCGCGTATCCTCGCCAAGCGTCAGGAAGAGCTGGACGCCGCGGCATCAGACGCCCGCAAGTCGCAGATCCGCGGCATGGATCGCTCCGAACGCATCCGCACCTACAACTTCCCCGAGAACCGCATCGCGGACCACCGCACCGGATTCAAGGCATACAACCTCGATCAGGTGATGGACGGCGCGCTCGATCCGATCATCGATAGCGCGATCGCAGCTGACGAAGAAGCGCGGCTCGCCGCGGTCGGCCAGGACTCCTGA
- the atpB gene encoding F0F1 ATP synthase subunit A: MTHAASLLVRFATDEFHPPSIAEFFPEILFTIGPLSVHRIHLVQFLATIAVVLILWLGTRKLKLVPGRGQGVIEMLFDIVRVNVAHDMMGKKDGDRFLPLLTTIFFMVLFFNITGVIPFLNIAGTSIIAVPLMLAVITYVTFIYAGIRKSPWGFIRNSLFPPGVPPALYIIVAPLEFISTFIVRPVTLTLRLLMNMMVGHLMLVLFFAATQFFIFSMGGFWTILGAGTLAFGFAFTAFEILVAFLQAYVFTILTAVYIQLAVADEH, from the coding sequence TTGACTCACGCCGCGAGCCTCCTCGTCCGATTCGCAACGGATGAATTCCACCCACCGTCGATCGCAGAGTTCTTCCCGGAGATCCTCTTCACCATCGGCCCGCTCTCGGTGCACCGCATCCACCTTGTGCAGTTTCTCGCGACCATCGCCGTCGTCCTCATCCTCTGGCTCGGCACGCGCAAGCTCAAGCTAGTTCCCGGCCGCGGTCAGGGCGTCATCGAGATGCTCTTCGACATCGTCCGCGTGAACGTCGCACACGACATGATGGGCAAGAAGGACGGCGATCGCTTCCTGCCGCTTCTTACGACGATCTTCTTCATGGTGCTGTTCTTCAACATCACGGGCGTCATACCGTTCCTGAACATCGCGGGAACGAGCATCATCGCCGTGCCGCTGATGCTCGCGGTCATCACGTATGTCACGTTCATCTACGCCGGAATCCGCAAGAGTCCGTGGGGCTTCATCCGCAACTCGCTCTTCCCGCCCGGGGTTCCGCCGGCTCTGTACATCATCGTCGCGCCGCTGGAGTTCATCTCGACCTTCATCGTCCGGCCGGTCACGCTCACGCTGCGACTTCTGATGAACATGATGGTCGGGCACCTCATGCTGGTGCTGTTCTTCGCAGCGACCCAGTTCTTCATCTTCTCGATGGGCGGCTTCTGGACGATTCTCGGAGCGGGCACACTCGCCTTCGGCTTCGCGTTCACAGCCTTCGAGATCCTGGTGGCCTTCCTCCAGGCGTACGTCTTCACCATCCTCACCGCGGTCTACATCCAGCTCGCAGTCGCGGACGAACACTAA
- a CDS encoding F0F1 ATP synthase subunit B, with protein sequence MLNALVTLAAEEAEHNPLLPAMYDIVWSAVCFVIILIVAWKVALPNVAKMLDERSAAIEGNIAKADEAQKQAEAALEEYTRQLAEARTEAGEIREAAREDSKKIVAEAKETATVEAARVTAAAQAQIEAERQTTLVALRSEVGTLAIDLAGGVVGETLSDDARATAVVDRFLADLEASEKAAK encoded by the coding sequence ATGCTGAACGCTCTTGTCACGCTCGCAGCCGAGGAGGCGGAGCACAACCCGCTTCTGCCGGCGATGTACGACATCGTCTGGTCAGCGGTCTGCTTCGTCATCATCCTGATCGTGGCCTGGAAGGTCGCTCTCCCGAATGTGGCGAAGATGCTCGACGAGCGCTCCGCTGCCATCGAGGGCAACATCGCCAAGGCCGACGAAGCGCAGAAGCAGGCGGAGGCGGCTCTGGAGGAGTACACCCGCCAGCTCGCCGAGGCTCGCACAGAGGCCGGTGAGATCCGTGAGGCTGCCCGTGAGGACAGCAAGAAGATCGTCGCCGAAGCGAAGGAGACCGCGACCGTAGAGGCCGCACGCGTCACCGCCGCAGCTCAGGCGCAGATCGAGGCAGAGCGTCAGACGACGCTCGTCGCGCTCCGCTCTGAGGTCGGAACGCTCGCGATCGACCTCGCTGGCGGCGTGGTCGGCGAGACGCTGTCGGATGACGCTCGTGCGACCGCAGTCGTCGACCGCTTCCTCGCAGACCTCGAGGCGTCAGAAAAGGCGGCCAAGTAA
- a CDS encoding MraY family glycosyltransferase, producing MKQYLFTIILTATITLVMSWVVWQLSLRFKLYPGIRERDVHTTPTPRLGGVAIFLGIAAAIGVSAANPFFSIMWVPPQTMWAVLGAALLIAIIGVMDDLWDLDWFIKLGVQFLAAGIITVFGGLQILSLPLGEMVIVSSWLSIAVTMFAIVVVMNAVNFIDGLDGLVAGVCLIANGVFFAYSYILTRDTGTSSYFNLASFLAAVVIGACIGFLPLNWSPAKLFMGDSGALVLGLLMATSAIALTGQMSSSAMDPEEFGRSQLLGAFIPILLPLVVVMLPLLDFGLAVFRRMRAGKSPFSPDRKHLHHRMLDLGHRDRDAVLIFYAWTAVISLAVLLMYIGSREDWPGQYLPGVAFGVVGVAACLVVTLLPTPRAQRAPTEPTPSPETR from the coding sequence GTGAAGCAGTATCTCTTCACGATCATCCTCACGGCGACCATCACACTCGTGATGTCGTGGGTGGTCTGGCAGCTCAGTCTGCGCTTCAAGCTGTACCCCGGCATCCGAGAGCGCGACGTGCACACGACACCGACGCCGAGACTCGGGGGAGTCGCGATATTCCTCGGCATCGCCGCCGCCATCGGCGTCTCGGCGGCCAATCCCTTCTTCAGCATCATGTGGGTGCCGCCGCAGACGATGTGGGCGGTGCTGGGTGCCGCACTCCTGATAGCCATCATCGGAGTGATGGATGACCTGTGGGACCTCGACTGGTTCATCAAACTCGGTGTGCAGTTCCTGGCGGCCGGCATCATCACGGTTTTCGGCGGCCTGCAGATCCTGTCGCTCCCGCTCGGTGAGATGGTCATCGTCTCCAGCTGGCTGAGCATAGCCGTGACGATGTTCGCGATCGTCGTCGTGATGAACGCCGTCAACTTCATCGATGGACTCGACGGACTCGTCGCAGGCGTGTGCCTCATCGCAAACGGCGTGTTCTTCGCCTACTCGTACATCCTCACTCGCGACACCGGCACGAGCAGCTACTTCAACCTGGCATCTTTCCTCGCCGCCGTCGTCATCGGAGCCTGCATCGGATTCCTGCCGCTCAACTGGAGCCCGGCGAAGTTGTTCATGGGCGATTCCGGTGCTCTGGTCCTGGGTCTGCTGATGGCGACGTCGGCGATCGCGCTCACGGGTCAGATGTCGTCCAGCGCGATGGACCCCGAGGAATTCGGTCGCTCGCAGCTGCTCGGCGCATTCATCCCGATCCTGCTCCCGCTCGTGGTCGTCATGCTGCCGCTGCTCGACTTCGGGCTCGCCGTGTTCCGTCGTATGAGGGCGGGCAAGTCGCCGTTCTCGCCCGATCGGAAGCATCTGCACCATCGGATGCTCGATCTGGGACATCGGGACCGCGACGCCGTGCTCATCTTCTATGCATGGACGGCCGTGATCTCACTGGCTGTTCTCCTCATGTACATCGGCTCGCGGGAGGACTGGCCCGGCCAGTACCTTCCAGGAGTCGCGTTCGGCGTTGTCGGTGTCGCAGCCTGCCTCGTCGTCACTCTGCTGCCCACCCCGCGCGCTCAGCGAGCGCCCACCGAGCCGACACCTTCTCCGGAGACCCGATGA
- the cysK gene encoding cysteine synthase A, which yields MSGIHSDITTAFGNTPLVRLNRVTEGVGATVLAKLEYYNPASSVKDRIGIAMINAAEASGELKPGGTIVESTSGNTGIALAMVGAARGYKVILTMPASMSKERRVLLKAFGAEIVLTDPTKGMSGAIEETKKIVADTPGAVWIKQFENPANPQIHRETTAQEILRDTDGDIDIFIAGVGTGGTVTGTGQALKAAKPGVQVIAVEPKDSPVLSEGHPGPHKIQGIGPNFVPDVLDRDVLDEVITVEFDESLRLARELAAKEGLLVGMSSGAALSAALQVAARPENAGKTIVVIMPDTGERYISTALFEDLRES from the coding sequence ATGTCCGGCATCCATTCCGACATCACGACCGCTTTCGGCAACACGCCGCTGGTCCGCCTCAACCGCGTCACCGAGGGCGTCGGGGCCACCGTTCTGGCAAAGCTCGAGTATTACAACCCGGCATCCAGTGTGAAGGACCGCATCGGCATCGCGATGATCAACGCCGCCGAAGCGTCCGGCGAGCTGAAGCCCGGGGGCACGATCGTGGAGTCGACCAGCGGCAATACCGGCATCGCCCTTGCGATGGTGGGTGCCGCACGCGGCTACAAGGTCATCCTGACGATGCCCGCATCGATGTCGAAGGAACGCCGGGTGCTGCTCAAGGCGTTCGGCGCCGAGATCGTGCTCACCGACCCGACCAAGGGCATGAGCGGTGCGATCGAGGAGACCAAGAAGATCGTCGCCGACACACCGGGCGCCGTCTGGATCAAGCAGTTCGAGAATCCGGCGAACCCGCAGATCCACCGCGAGACCACGGCACAGGAAATCCTCCGCGACACCGACGGCGACATCGACATCTTCATCGCGGGTGTCGGCACCGGCGGCACCGTGACCGGGACCGGACAGGCGCTCAAGGCCGCCAAGCCCGGCGTGCAGGTCATCGCCGTCGAGCCGAAGGACTCCCCCGTGCTCTCCGAGGGCCACCCCGGGCCGCACAAGATCCAGGGCATCGGTCCGAACTTCGTCCCCGACGTGCTCGATCGCGACGTGCTCGACGAGGTCATCACGGTCGAGTTCGACGAGTCGCTGCGGCTGGCACGCGAACTCGCCGCCAAGGAGGGTCTGCTGGTCGGCATGTCCTCCGGGGCTGCCCTCTCGGCCGCACTGCAGGTCGCTGCACGTCCCGAGAATGCCGGTAAGACGATCGTCGTGATCATGCCGGACACGGGCGAGCGCTACATCTCGACGGCGCTGTTCGAGGATCTGCGCGAGAGCTGA
- the atpE gene encoding F0F1 ATP synthase subunit C yields the protein MDPNSVLAAINIDITGSIANVGYGLAAIGPAIGVGIVVGKTIEGIARQPELSGKLQGTMWIGIAFTEALAFVGIGVAFLFGY from the coding sequence GTGGATCCCAACTCGGTTCTTGCAGCCATCAACATCGACATCACCGGCTCGATCGCCAACGTCGGCTACGGCCTGGCAGCCATCGGCCCGGCCATCGGTGTGGGCATCGTCGTCGGCAAGACGATCGAGGGCATCGCTCGCCAGCCTGAGCTGTCCGGCAAGCTTCAGGGCACCATGTGGATCGGTATCGCCTTCACCGAGGCGCTTGCGTTCGTCGGTATCGGCGTGGCGTTCCTCTTCGGCTACTGA
- a CDS encoding phage holin family protein has product MITLLFRTLIYLVSAGLGLIVADAVLPGFQIQWDKWWGFVICIVIFAILQNILSPWIAKLADRYAPVLLGGIGIFSTLVALIVVVLLPVGGLRITDLTGWLLGSVIVWLISALGSVLLPLIFLKRRVQERRER; this is encoded by the coding sequence GTGATCACGCTCCTGTTCCGCACGCTCATCTACCTCGTCTCGGCGGGGCTCGGACTCATCGTGGCAGATGCCGTCCTTCCTGGTTTTCAGATCCAGTGGGACAAGTGGTGGGGCTTCGTCATCTGCATCGTCATCTTCGCGATTCTGCAGAACATCCTGAGCCCCTGGATCGCCAAGCTCGCCGACCGCTACGCGCCCGTCCTGTTGGGTGGTATCGGTATCTTTTCGACGCTGGTGGCACTGATCGTCGTCGTGCTGCTGCCGGTCGGCGGTCTGCGTATCACCGACTTGACCGGCTGGCTGCTCGGTTCGGTGATCGTCTGGCTGATCTCGGCGCTCGGCAGTGTGCTTCTGCCGCTGATCTTCCTCAAGCGCAGAGTCCAGGAGCGCAGGGAGCGCTGA
- the prmC gene encoding peptide chain release factor N(5)-glutamine methyltransferase: protein MPEVTLAATVRTAAERLAAAGVPDPLVDAELLAAHVLGLRRGEVQAAIVRGDTVAEQDLAALDALVARRAAREPLQHLTGFAPFRHLELAVGPGVFVPRPETETVAQFAIDALSNAPDPEPIGVDLCTGSGAIALAMATEVPHASVFAVELSPDAHAWAARNTAGAENLTLVQGDLADSLAELDGTVSVVISNPPYVPDDAIPRDPEVRLFDPAMALYGGPDGLDIVRALSRRALELLRPGGLLVIEHGELQGDAIRTLLDDDGWRAPRTHPDLTRRDRATTALRP from the coding sequence ATGCCCGAAGTGACCCTCGCCGCAACCGTCCGCACCGCAGCCGAGCGTCTCGCCGCTGCCGGTGTTCCCGATCCGCTGGTTGATGCAGAACTGCTGGCGGCTCACGTGCTCGGGCTGCGCCGTGGAGAGGTCCAGGCCGCGATCGTTCGAGGCGACACCGTCGCAGAGCAGGACCTCGCCGCACTCGACGCGCTCGTCGCTCGTCGGGCGGCGCGTGAGCCCTTGCAGCACCTGACGGGGTTCGCACCGTTCCGGCACCTCGAGCTCGCGGTCGGCCCCGGAGTCTTCGTCCCGCGACCCGAGACCGAGACGGTCGCCCAGTTCGCGATCGACGCGCTGTCGAACGCTCCGGACCCGGAGCCGATCGGGGTGGATCTGTGCACTGGCAGCGGTGCGATCGCACTGGCGATGGCCACCGAAGTTCCGCATGCCAGCGTCTTCGCGGTCGAACTCTCGCCGGACGCGCATGCGTGGGCCGCCCGCAACACCGCGGGCGCCGAGAACCTCACCCTCGTGCAGGGAGATCTCGCTGATTCCCTCGCAGAGCTCGACGGCACGGTGTCCGTGGTGATCTCGAATCCGCCGTACGTGCCGGATGACGCGATCCCCAGGGATCCGGAGGTGCGACTGTTCGACCCCGCGATGGCGCTGTACGGCGGCCCCGATGGGCTCGACATCGTACGCGCGCTGAGCCGCAGAGCACTGGAGCTCCTTCGTCCAGGGGGACTGCTCGTCATCGAGCACGGTGAGCTGCAGGGAGATGCCATTCGCACCCTTCTCGACGACGACGGCTGGCGGGCACCGAGGACCCATCCCGACCTGACGCGTCGCGACCGGGCGACCACGGCGCTGCGCCCTTGA
- the epsC gene encoding serine O-acetyltransferase EpsC, whose product MGMIGRMREDVVAARLRDPAARSGIELVLLYPGLHAIWWHRVWHGLWRRDVRLLARAGSQISRWLTGIEIHPGAKIGRRFFIDHGMGVVIGETSELGDDVMLYHGVTLGGRTRDATGKRHPTLANGVVVGAGAKILGPITVGANTVVGANAVVTKDAPCDSILVGVPAKARRRSDHDDFSDLRVVSDYSI is encoded by the coding sequence ATGGGCATGATCGGGCGAATGCGCGAGGACGTCGTCGCCGCACGTCTTCGCGACCCTGCCGCGCGGAGCGGTATCGAATTGGTGCTGCTGTACCCCGGGCTGCACGCCATCTGGTGGCACCGGGTGTGGCACGGACTCTGGCGACGGGATGTTCGCCTCCTCGCGCGTGCCGGCTCGCAGATCTCACGTTGGCTCACCGGGATCGAGATCCATCCCGGGGCGAAGATCGGACGACGGTTCTTCATCGACCATGGCATGGGCGTCGTGATCGGCGAGACATCGGAACTCGGTGATGATGTGATGCTCTATCACGGGGTCACGCTCGGCGGACGCACGCGCGACGCGACCGGCAAGCGGCACCCCACACTCGCCAACGGTGTGGTCGTAGGTGCAGGCGCGAAGATCCTCGGGCCGATCACCGTCGGCGCCAACACCGTCGTCGGAGCCAACGCCGTCGTCACGAAAGACGCACCGTGCGACAGCATCCTCGTCGGCGTCCCCGCCAAGGCACGACGGCGAAGCGATCACGACGACTTCTCAGACCTGCGCGTCGTATCCGACTACTCGATCTGA